tgttgttttttttccatatatcAGCAGCTaattcatatttcgggtcaatgtcagctccttcaatatgtccatgtggaacttgcacggatttaaagttccgaaTCGAACAATAtctttccttcctctttctttttctcaacacacCGTGCCATTTCGATTCAAATTTCGtttgtgtaccaaaccgaacaggtgtgtaccgaaatggctcagttcggtatgtgtaacgttacaggcctactatatGTCAATATTAATCACTagccttttttttcctcatcagtCTCAACATGTTTAGTCTTAAATGTGCACATTACTCACCAAGAGCAACAACAGCAATTAAAACCATctcttttttatttcctttttttaaaccTTGGAACTTAAAAACACTTCAATCAAATGTTTTAATTATGCTGTGGCTCCAAATGTCTCATGTAAATGTAGCATTTTGTTTCTCtaacaacaaaatacacaaaaaagttGTAGTCAGAATATTCTAACATATTCATAGGGATACAAATCATGTTGAGGTTACAGTCTCAAGGGGAAAAATAACTTAAGGTTCAGTCAGACCACAACATATAAGATGCCACGGGCGAAAAACTACAAAGCAAGTGATTTTAATCATAAACGAGTTGGAGACCCTGGTCAAAGTAACAAAAGGTGGGAAAAGTATTGGACCAAGTCACACAGTCGGCCGTTGGATCCAACTCTGTGCCCTAACTTAACCAAAAAGTCAAAACTTACCTAAGGACTAAAACCGACAACAGGACCACTGGAAACCTGTAACTCAAAGCTTTATGCAAAAATGATAAACGAAAGAGAAACATGTCTCCATGTCAGGAGCTCCTGTTCCACTCTCCTCTCTCCACTCTTATACCCTGCCTCCAGTCATCGCCTCAGGTGGATCTAATCAGCTGCTTCATGGACAGAGAAGAGACAGGTTATACACAAATAAAGCAGAGGCAGAGAGTCACCAACAGGGGGCACAAGTAACAGTTGATAAAAGCCATTTTTCCTCTTTATAGTGTGTGAAATATTCTATGTATTTAACAGAGACAAGTCACTACCAGTTGTTTACGTACAAATTTCCCTCCATCACTGTGCACATGAAAGGATGTGTATTGTTTTTTAAGTTGTTAGCCCTTTTCATATcatatattctttttttatgtgatttcaGCTGTGTTTAACTTCCTCTATTGTTCCACAGTTTCCCAGCTGACATCACCAACACTACCATAAATGAAGATCTGGTAAATACCAGCAACAAATGTCCTGAAACAGAGACTGACCAGATGATCTACACTGTGGTGCCTGTGTATGTTCTCATCATCTCTGTGCTGGGAATTGTACTTAATATTCTGGTCCTGTTGGTGTTCTGGCTCCACAAGAAGGCCTGCACCGTACCAGAGATCTACCTGAGCAACATGGCGGCTGCTGACCTCCTCCTGATGTGCTTTATGCCCTTCTGGGCTGTCACCATAGCCAACAAATACAGCTGGTTCTTCGGTCTCCACATGTGTCGACTGGTCAACCTTTGCATTGTCATGAACGCCAACTGCAGCATCTACTTCCTTGTTCTGGTTAGCATAGACCGTTTTTTGGCCCTGGTGCATCCACTGTCTCATGATAGAATACGCAGCCGAAAATGTGCTCAACTTGGTTGTGTGCTGGTCTGGTGTTTTGGTTTGATCCTCGGTATCCCCACGCTCATATGCAGAAAAGTCAAAGATTACCCTGAAACTAATTCTTCTGAATGCTCTTTTGGTTGCAGTCCAAATGTATTTTATACAAATGAGGGGCTTCAGACCGTGTTCGGCTTCATCATCCCAGTTGCCATCATTTCCTGCTGCACCGTCAAGATCATTCAAGCTTTGAAAAATCGACCAGTGGAGGGTGCCAGGATTCAGAAAGTAGAGCATAAGGCTACTTTTCTGGTGCTGGTAGTGCTGGTGGCATTTCTGATCTGCTGGGTGCCATTTCACATAATGAGGATGATAGAAATCTTCCTAAGGACTGGAATCATCCCTGGAAATAGCAGCTGTGAAGTTGTCCGAGTCTTCGACATCTGCATGCACACCTTTAactattttgccttttttaacagtgttCTGAACCCTATCCTGTATGTGATCGTAGGAAAGAATTTCCGTACAAAAATGCGAGAAGTCTCCAAGAGATACACCGAGACAAAATCATCATCCACACGACTGACCACCAGCTCAGCCTCGACAAAAACAAGCATATGAAGGTTTACCATTTTGTCTGTGTCTGAGATGTTAATGGATTTTTCATTTGATGTTGCACCTTGTTCAAGCTTAATTACCTGAGCCTGACCCAAACACGTTCCTAACAAGACACTACTGATTGTATTTTAATAGACTCTGGGTCTAGGCTACGATATACACACAAAGCACCCTTCATGTCTGAGCAGTGATCTTTACCAGGATGGTGGCGTACATTTTATCTGTGCAGTCTGTAATTACGCTTGTGTTTGTTCCAGATTTTAACCTGTTTAAACATGTGCATAAGTTACTATTAGATCATAAGAGGAATTGCACC
This portion of the Sphaeramia orbicularis chromosome 22, fSphaOr1.1, whole genome shotgun sequence genome encodes:
- the LOC115414257 gene encoding B2 bradykinin receptor-like; the encoded protein is MALPTSFPADITNTTINEDLVNTSNKCPETETDQMIYTVVPVYVLIISVLGIVLNILVLLVFWLHKKACTVPEIYLSNMAAADLLLMCFMPFWAVTIANKYSWFFGLHMCRLVNLCIVMNANCSIYFLVLVSIDRFLALVHPLSHDRIRSRKCAQLGCVLVWCFGLILGIPTLICRKVKDYPETNSSECSFGCSPNVFYTNEGLQTVFGFIIPVAIISCCTVKIIQALKNRPVEGARIQKVEHKATFLVLVVLVAFLICWVPFHIMRMIEIFLRTGIIPGNSSCEVVRVFDICMHTFNYFAFFNSVLNPILYVIVGKNFRTKMREVSKRYTETKSSSTRLTTSSASTKTSI